A region of the Montipora foliosa isolate CH-2021 chromosome 8, ASM3666993v2, whole genome shotgun sequence genome:
gtcgtctgagacgttaaagtcgtcttaagacgactttaacgtctagtataaaaacgagaaataagacgacgcatttaacgtctgacgactttaacgtcttgttttaagtgcgtcgtttagacgaacttaacagacgactttaaagtctcagacgttaaatgcgtctagtataaaaacgggacgccctAATTTGGACGCATTTAGCCCTGAGTCCTTTGTTAATCTGCACTTCGTTTCTTCCTTGCTCTCTTGGTCGATAAGACAAACAAGCCATGCGCCGAGGCTAAATCTACTTCCTCGTCCATCGCCAGAAAATGCTGATTCCTAGACTGAtttctgtcacaaaaaaaaaatatttgcatctgTCCTTCCAGGCGAAGTCGAGACATAAATTTGAGAAGCTGCAATTCCGCTGCAATTCATATATTCGTGTGTTAACGTTTATTTGGTGCCGAGTTTGCTCGTTCCCAGTGTCTTCCGATAATAGAACCTAgtcattttttttagaaaaatcttgtttttgtccgttagtttgtctacttttatgcgtcccgtttttataccagacggctttaacgtctcagacgtcaaatgcgtcttgacgactttaacgtctctagcataaaaacggccaatgttcgcttagtaaaatatattctatatacaaggctaaaaaggttatgaaatggttaaaaattaaaatgtttgaaccaaacgttttcggccgtttgccatcatcagctgttaccctgatgatggcaaacagccgaaaacgtttggttcaaACGTTTTAATTTTTGACCATTTCATAAcctttttagccttgtatatggatcgttttcacgtgacgtcatcattttctaaaatccaaaactaaagagccacgaaagtttttatcctcatcaggcataagaggtggtaaatttgtatccatttgcaattttaaagctcaatagcgtgcttcgcttggaaaccagagcattttgaatttctgagttgtagtggtgcgtgacacgagggcacgatcgagtttattgagaaatatatatttatctcatggttttgagccttttttgaaatttaaagcattaggaaaagtgctgaggtaaatagctgtttgttcagtacagatgaccactcgcctagatagccaaagtaagtaacagatgttgacactattttccggccgccatattggtgcaccacagaaggaaaacaaaatggcttcccgctAAGCTTCGGTTACCGGGGAGCAAATTTTTATCGGTAAACTCCGCTGAATATTCAACTTATGTGATATATACACTTTAGTGTCGGTGAAAGCGGTGGGTATCCACGACTATTCACCTCCACTACTTCGGTGAATAActaacaattattctatgagATTTTAAATAACAAACGAGGTGCGACGCGCCAAGTTGGCCGGCTAGAATCAGTctgatatccaacaagcgcgaattatggaatttttattttattaaactttcattcaattatgaacacttggaaattaaactCAAATTTTATTGGATTATTCTACTTTGATTTTACAAGCGACCACAATCAGTTTCCACATGAGGGTGCACGTGTATAAGCTGATAggcgagattgagtgaaccaatcagaaagctagaaacgcaatatccgagatCGAAAATTTCATAATCATTGGTTAAGGCGCTGTTAAACTGTGAAATACTTCgtgaacttaattctactttcggcaatGGCTGTTGCAACTAATCGACGCATAGATGGTAAATGAATAGGCTGTGCTTTTCTCATAAACATCGATGACAGTCAGGTGAGAAACTTTACTGGCAAAAAAAGGCAGAAATTATACTGAGAATTTAGGTTTGATCGTGACTCGAAACCATTGCTGTATGCACAAATCTTTAGGTTAAGGAAGAAGTGATGAAGTTATTACAGTTATTATTTTGAACAAGTGATCAGTCAAGAAGGTAATAAACCatctctctttctcttttcaGATTTGGACCCCCTCGAGAAATTTGACCATACCCGTAAGTATTTAAGAGCCTAAAAAAAACAGTATTTAATTCTCGTTCATTCCTTCTAAGAGCATGAAGTGAACTCTCtaatgataattttttctttctgttttaatTAAGAATCGGATCCCCTGGAGCAACTATTGAAAAGTGAGTTGTTCATGTTTTTGTGTCATGTTTTAGACATAATTGTACCAGAAAATGTAATGGCAAATACAGTAACAACGCGGATCAGTCTTCGTTGCCTTACACCAAAGGAAAACGCTTAGCGACAGCGGATACTCAAGCTAACAGAGTTTACTTCTCGTTCATGGTCATACGCTGCTGTTCACTTTCCGTCTTTGCTTCGCTTTCTACGTGCTTTTCCAAGGAACCACGTCAGTTTCCTGTCACTTTAGACTTTCGTATCTCGTTGTTCTTTGGTCACCGTCGACAAAGGAGTTCTGTCGCTGATTCCAGATTCGCTTTTTGTTATGGTCTCTTGGCGTAGCGTTTTTCCCAATTCTTACTGGCCCTTAAATTTAATTTCTCTCTTCTCTTGCTTTTCCGAATGTCAACCGAATCCGGCTTCCTCTCTTCTTAAATACATTTATACAATAATGTATTTTACAATATAAACGATACATTTTTACATGTGCATACTTTGCTACACTACAAAGTTGGCATTAGGCTTAGCTATGTTACAGGATGAATTAAAATTCAggttaatttaatttcaacctaggttgattttttttctaCCTATTGTAGGTCAAattttttcaacctaggttgttatgaactgtctaaaaaaagggtttcctttttttttggggatgtaattaaaaaaatggGGCCAGGATTTTTAGGGCGAATAATAAAGAAAACACCTATCTCCACCTTTCCCTTACGTTCCGTTCTTCTTCCAATTACCGCCACTCCCTCTCCTTCCCCCTTATTGTCCTTGCTTACCACCAACGGACTGTGCCTCTTACCTTGAACTTTCACAACATACCATGCCGCTTCAAGGATTCGAATCCCTGCACCGTTGAACATCCGAGATTACTTCTCTTTAGTACTAGCCGCTAAGCCATCGAATCAGCAACTGAAATCGCTTAGATGTTTTTTCTACCAATGAGGTTATGCTAATTCCAAGTGTTCACGACAACCACCATTTCGCACATGCGTAAATGCCATAAAGTGAGACCTAGAAAAATTAGTAGTCAAATATTGTACGGAGTTTATTTACGTCGCTATGCAAAATACGCCAggaacaaggcatcatttctagtcatgataACAAACCGATTTTCGCCGCAAACACAGCGTTCCCACAGTGAAAAAAAGATGGTGGCACGGGAAAGTAGAACAACAAACGATAACCTTTGCAGTTtaatcaaagaaaataactcgTCTCTGAACCACTGGTGTCATCATCTTGGagaaaccgcttgtaaaaaaaacataaccattcaaagaataattgccagaagtggttttcggaatctctcagagaaaagaaattaaaaagccacAAATGAGTGGACAAGTCACAGCTACATCAAATACATAGCAGGAAAATGgtgaataatttgaaaaagtggatgaGCCAGACATTAAAGGAGagcggtgtctgacacttgcaaacTCAGCGCAGACTGCGGACTGCAGACTAATCCTGAATCACCgtcagttattgaaagctaaccccTCACAAGTGGGTCctgagacttaaatactgtttatcagcactatttgtaATGGTTGTTTAGCCATTTGCAGGCAGCCAGCAGTCTGCCTTTTGCAGTTATCATGcaccagaaagggaagaagaaaaagaagaagttcgaacttcaggattatgtggcgctgaaaattaatgaaatggaaaaggaaacgccccttcatccaaatgtgctacttgctcaaattggAGAACTTGGAGGGGACTGTGCCTAAATAAAGTGacaaaatttggatttatcactaaaagcagactcagcaaaattaaaaaaataaacaaatattttatttgataattcaaaagaaataaccCATACAAGAGCCTACAAAATGGTTTCTGATCAATAGATTATAAAACccttttccctgacttttcaaagttttgtttttacttgactttgattattacgaatcaaagtaagcaaaagatagaggaagtaactaagcaaattaaaaatcaacaagacatcatgtatgtttcagttcttttattccttgGACGATAAATCAATGTTGTTGCCCTCTGCCATCctaaggagattcatcaatgaacaatgtcctAAAAAactctgagaaagaaaagtagaatcggttatcatgcactgtatgcctaaccccaaacttaatgctaaccatttaaaaccagtgcctagacttaacaaccattggggtttataaaatactcatgaGAATCTAAGCTGCACTACCTTCATCCCCTTTCCTCCAGGACCAATTTACTAACAAATATATTACACGTACTTGCTAAtaattgatgggtttttgttgatgtttcctagtatcaatttcaacctagtttaaaataaaatgacctaggttaaattaaaattaacctaaatttaaatttaacggtaacagctacataattcccgaaaaattgtctaaaattctttccggaatttcccaaacaaaaggtctaaaattcttttagaaatgtctaaaattctccaaaaactctctaaaattcccgaaaattcttataaatttcGTTTCTTATTGTACAAAGTCTGCCATATTTGCTATCAAGCAAAGATCAAAATTCCGAAACTACGGTAAATAACCGCTGATAAGGAGTGGATATAAATGGACTGACCCCTCTCCTGATAGGTTGGAATACAAAAAATTAACGTTTTTGCCTCTGAAAAGTTTTCATCATGTCAggtgaaagttcaaattgctcTAAAGTTCTcgaaattgtcattttttttctaaaattcccgAGCGtttctaaaattatttttaatgtctaaaattcccaaaaaaattccggaattatgtagctaaacCTAGTTGGCACTTCAAGAGTTCATTAACGCTAAGACACTTAAAGGATGGAGTGCAGTCGCATTATAGAGGCCCCGACTAGCACTTTCAATATTTTGCGGACCAGTCTTGCAGGTTGTCATAAATATTGTTATTAATGggaataaacttgaacttgaactcgaCTAGATTAAGTGAAATTAAGAGAAAGGTGATCTTCCCAGCACTCGACGTTCGGTTAATATAAGACACCTGTCGATCAATGGGATTCGAAGTCATCAactgtgaccttttttggcCTGGGTGAAtaaaatatacatttattttattcagCTAATTAACACTGACTAATAATTTCCAAATTATACTTACGTCATCTGAGACGACCATAAAAAGCCATTTACAAATAGACAAGAAAACCTTTTTACAAAAGAGAAAATTGATGACATGATAGAAAAGCAACGAGGGCACTTCTCACTTCGCCCTGAGGGTTAGCGCTATGCATGATTTCTTGCAATCGCGGACACCTCTTAGTATTGCACCAGTTACAGAGTTGGTCCTCCTCCCATACGAAAGAAGAAGATAATTTTCATAAGCGTTTCGTGGGTGGTAAGtacgtacgatttttattcacgagttgtgaaggatcgcttAAACGAATGAGTGAGCGAAACGAACGAGtaagtttaacgatccttcacaacgagtgagtaataaaattCGTACAAACGAGGCAACCATGAAGTTAGTTGTTGCTATAGAGATCATAAATTTAAACAGGTAAGTGTTTATtgtgaggctatcaaaccactgaACAAAAGCcccaaacaaatagcaaaatattttttacataaaagaaatctttaccttccataccaggcttgaataattttaataccttttaaaattttcagaagTATTTTATGGAggaaactaagcaataaaagaacaaaaactttgaaaaccattcaccagtcggccgccatgtttacgaATCTGACTCCCGCCGGCCGTTGGTGCGCAGGCCGCCTTCGCCAAAGCTCAACAAACTACTAGCCAATGAAAACGCAAGGACGATAACATCGTCTGTCGTGACTAAACGATTTCTATTTCATCACGGACATGTACGtaaatttctgggtggggatgtgccgctgctggaccctggaacccttagcctacaCCAGAGCTTGTTCAGCTGAATCTatagtaaactcccaccgatttccgtctaaatttcgattcttgacagtcaataatatccagaggtgtttcatgatagccatttattgacactgttgaggctgagttaggtaaacttaaactttgccgatttgatttttttatattattgagtgggaatttctggtttcctcagtcttgatgaaatcttcaaccgactggtcactttcgtgaaaaatgataccctattctagaccgaaaggctatgatttatatactctatcctagaataaactgcttgaaaaccatgcccttcacagcggcacatacctacatacctatatagtccatataCGGCAGttaccccccttcccccccccccgggctctATACTTACTTCATAAAATACTCTTTTTTCACTTGTATCTCTCTCTTGAGATGTTGCTCAATATATTAGAAGTTGACATGCAATAAACGATCGAAAATCAAACTAGTCTCCCAGTTTGCAAAATGGAATTTTCAGAGTGACGTTTGCCCTTAAAGCTCTAGACATGCGCATGAGGCCTACATCTTTgaccatttctttgccgttctcttcataaaaacgatgttaATTTCTACAAATTTGTggtcttttaaaattttcaattttcgttgCAAACTTCTGTACTGTtcttttcaatttaatttttggaATAGTCAGTTTTATTTGTAACCACACTCATACTTGGCTACAAAATAATGGAAGGGTTATgtgtttttacaaacgttggccgtgtggcactttatatttcaactgacttaactgattagagtgtaatgtgaagtgctagttttgtaccccatatgaaccacgtgagcgttagccctacttatGGAAATGGGCCGACACAAGGAtagaggaaaactctgaccagggtgggaattgaacccacgaccttcgggttagatcaccgcttctctaccgactgagccacaaggtaagatgggagcaggccgtgggaactgaaaatgttaaagtcacggcaattaacatatacaagtacaaggaagggttacgcgTGTTACCTCTTTTTACAAGCGTTGGCCttgtagcactttatatttcgacagacttaactgattacagtgcaatgtgaagtgctagttttgtacctcTAATTTTGTATCTAATTTTGTatctctaatcagttaagtcggttgaaatataaagtgctacatggctaacgtttttaaaaaaaagtaacccttccatgtacttgtacatgttcattgccgtgattttaacatcttcagttcccaggGACTGCTCCCGTATGAACTAGtagttcagtcggtagagcagcggtgatctaaccctgcgacggtcgtgggttcaattcccaccctggtccgGCAGAGTTTTTAAATATCATCGAACAACGATCCACTCTCATTGTTTACTTTGCCACCAATTTTATATATTTGAGATTGTAAGAAACATAAGGCATTGTACATGATGATGATCTTTAACTGACATTAACTataaatgtttttaattttacagtGGCGTCGTCTGGCCAAAGAAATGAGCGAAGGGAAGATTGTAGAGATACAGTGTCAAGTATATTTTGTCGGGAATTCAAGTCGTATTGTGGTTTATCAAGAAAGAGCTACTTTCGCAAATATACCAATAATTATGAGACGTTCCAACAGAAATGTTGTGCTACTTGCTCTGAGTATTTAAAATAATGAAACCGAGTGGAAATGATTGAAGGAAATTCAATGATTGTACTTTTCCTTAAATTGTCATTTGCtatatcttaaaaaaaaaaggttcacaTTGTATAACTAGGAGTTTGAAAAAATCACGCTCTGTAGTATTAATGTACGTAGAGCTGAGGTTTTAGAACGAGAACTGCGTTTGTATTGAGTTGTTTGATTCTTTGAGTGTTGTGACGTGTTTTACAAGCTATGAACTTGGAACCGATGGTTGTTCACACGGTTCTGGAAACTGGGCCATACGGCCATGCAAACCTCTCTAAATGGGTTTTTACAAGAAGGGAGGAAAACCTTTGCCAGGTTTACCTTAGTGGAAGGATCAAAGATatttaatgcaaaatttgcCAGGGGTTCTTCGATCACCCGCGAAAACTTTTAATCGCTTTTGGCTACTGAGCACGCAAAAGGTCTGGAAATTAACGAATAGTTTTAATTTTCTGTGTATAGCCGGATTTTGGAGAAtcaattcacaagttctttcCGTTGAATAAATTCAAAAGGAAGGTGAGCTCACATTAACAACGACCGTGAGCGTTACCttcctttttaatttgtttacagGGCACAACTTTCTGGTTTTTGGATAAATTTATTTATGAGCACGCTCTAGGTTTTGTCAGTCCCGAGCTAGCAGCAACCACGCCCCGGCATGGCTTACAGCTGGCTCTCCGCAGTtaacttaaggtgattcctcagtgtAGCATCCTGTACTGTGCATATGAtgtgtcaatatttataaattggatcaaatttgcaacattgtacACGTGACACGCGACAAGAACGCACAGCCCACAGAAATACACCGTTTCCAGTGAAGGGCAAaaggattgacaggatagcacagtcttcactgccgcgcgcactgagggcgcgggttccgtatgcacggCTATCCCCGGTGTAATAACCAATAAGTTTTTCTTTGCTTATGGGACTATTGTATTGTCGCAGATTTTTAAAGCCCGGCCCTTACTTtagacgcaagcataagcatagGAACCTTATGCGCCATTGAGGACGGCCTTAACACAAACATAAGCAGAGTTTATTCTTACGTCCAATCCCTCTCGGCCGAAC
Encoded here:
- the LOC137967946 gene encoding uncharacterized protein produces the protein MAKLMLLFLAVYAVFHVQGGSLYDQRFMQEVRDLDPLEKFDHTQSDPLEQLLKMASSGQRNERREDCRDTVSSIFCREFKSYCGLSRKSYFRKYTNNYETFQQKCCATCSEYLK